The Pyrenophora tritici-repentis strain M4 chromosome 2, whole genome shotgun sequence genome window below encodes:
- a CDS encoding TreA, Neutral trehalase: MRSLIAALLACTPLANALFIDGSVIAPCDSPIYCYGDLLREIELARPFADSKTFVDLPTTRPLDEVLAAFANLSRPIENNTALNDFLSTYFGQAGSELEEVPTDQLQTQPDFLDNVNSSVVQDFTRQVIDIWPELTRRYVGAGNCSGCVNSFIPVNRTFVVAGGRFREPYYWDSFWIIEGLLRTQGSFTQIAENIIENFLDLVEDIGFVPNGARRYYENRSQPPLLTQMVRIYVEYTQNYTLLERALPILEQEYEFWVNNRTVTLERAGMNYSLSHYAVSNTQPRPESYYEDYVTANNATYFNAEGKEFNATQPLTESEMATLYSNLASGAESGHDYTARWLANPSDAVTDTFFPLRSLNTIEIIPVDLNSILYHNEIIIGEFYRHQGNYSVARQWAERAAKRSEAMTALLWSSEHYSYFDYNLTSSSQNVYTLADNTSTPLALQGAPPGKQVWFQVSQFYPFWTGAAPDSIKNDPKAMRRVYARVEELLGSRAGGIAATNLETGQQWDEPNVWPPLQYILMEGLLNTPLEVSEEDDEQTTQDYVWTQDLALRLAQRYLDSLYCTWRVTGGATEEVSQLPGSQGNGTIFEKYADESTNAAGGGGEYEVVEGFGWSNGVLIWAVDQFGQKLTTPQCGNITAANIGGGSAKRKRSAVELSKRDAQWIKKTASSRLRY, encoded by the exons ATGCGCTCGTTGATTGCTGCTCTCCTCGCATGCACGCCATTGGCGAATGCGCTCTTCATTGATGGCAGCGTCATCGCACCTTGCGACTCACCCATCTACTGCTATGGTGACTTGCTTCGTGAGATTGAGCTCGCCAGGCCGTTTGCGGACTCCAAGACGTTTGTTGATCT ACCGACAACACGTCCACTAGATGAGGTCCTCGCAGCCTTCGCCAACCTCTCCAGGCCCATCGAGAACAATACAGCGCTAAACGACTTCCTCTCCACTTACTTTGGTCAGGCAGGTTCGGAGTTGGAAGAAGTGCCCACAGATCAGCTCCAGACTCAGCCAGACTTCCTCGATAATGTCAACTCTTCAGTCGTCCAGGATTTCACTCGCCAAGTCATCGATATCTGGCCGGAACTTACGCGCCGCTACGTCGGAGCTGGAAATTGCTCTGGCTGCGTCAACTCCTTTATTCCTGTGAATAGGACTTTCGTTGTGGCTGGTGGACGATTCAGAGAGCCTTATTACTGGGATTCCTTCTGGATCATCGAAGGTCTTCTCCGGACGCAGGGATCATTTACCCAAATCGCTGAGAACATCATTGAAAATTTCCTCGATCTAGTTGAAGACATTGGATTTGTTCCCAACGGGGCCCGACGTTACTACGAGAACCGATCACAGCCCCCGCTGCTCACCCAGATGGTCCGTATCTACGTGGAGTACACCCAGAACTACACCCTGCTGGAACGAGCTCTGCCAATCCTAGAGCAGGAGTATGAATTTTGGGTGAACAACCGTACCGTGACGCTCGAACGTGCGGGTATGAACTACTCTCTGAGCCACTACGCAGTATCGAACACTCAGCCTAGACCGGAGTCTTACTACGAAGACTATGTGACTGCAAACAACGCGACCTACTTCAACGCCGAAGGCAAAGAGTTCAACGCTACACAGCCTCTTACTGAGTCCGAGATGGCCACGCTCTACTCAAATTTAGCGTCAGGTGCTGAGAGTGGTCACGACTACACAGCTCGCTGGCTCGCTAACCCTTCGGATGCCGTCACGGACACGTTCTTTCCCCTTCGCTCACTGAACACCATCGAAATCATTCCAGTTGATCTTAATTCGATCCTGTACCACAACGAGATCATCATTGGCGAGTTCTACCGTCATCAGGGAAACTACAGCGTTGCACGGCAGTGGGCTGAACGTGCTGCAAAGCGTAGCGAAGCCATGACTGCACTGCTTTGGTCGTCTGAGCACTATAGCTACTTTGACTACAACCTTACTTCCAGTAGTCAAAATGTCTACACTCTCGCAGACAACACGAGTACACCTCTTGCACTGCAGGGGGCACCACCTGGTAAGCAGGTCTGGTTCCAGGTCTCGCAATTCTACCCATTTTGGACGGGTGCTGCACCGGATAGCATCAAGAACGACCCCAAAGCGATGCGACGTGTCTACGCGCGTGTAGAGGAGCTCTTGGGCTCGCGTGCCGGTGGTATCGCAGCGACGAATCTCGAGACTGGCCAGCAATGGGACGAGCCGAATGTGTGGCCACCGCTGCAGTACATACTCATGGAGGGCCTGCTCAACACTCCCCTTGAAGTTAgcgaagaagacgacgaaCAGACAACCCAGGACTATGTATGGACACAAGACCTAGCTCTCCGACTCGCGCAACGCTACCTCGACTCTCTATACTGCACATGGCGCGTCACCGGCGGCGCCACCGAGGAAGTTTCGCAACTCCCTGGTTCCCAGGGCAACGGGACGATCTTCGAGAAGTATGCAGATGAGAGTACGAATGCGGCTGGTGGAGGCGGAGAGTATGAAGTTGTTGAGGGCTTCGGTTGGTCAAATGGTGTGTTGATTTGGGCTGTTGATCAGTTCGGACAGAAGTTGACGACACCGCAATGCGGCAACATCACGGCTGCAAATATCGGAGGCGGCAGTGccaagaggaagaggagCGCGGTGGAGCTGAGTAAGAGAGATGCTCAGTGGATTAAGAAGACAGCTTCTAGCCGGTTGAGGTATTAG
- a CDS encoding cutinase precursor has translation MTFWTEKQQPVQKSSSSSLVRVEKSETCTGPAVATTLRSKYGEENVWVQGVGGPYTAYLFATSLPDGTTQESINEAIGLFQLANKKCPGTPIVAGGYSQGTAVVAGAVSRLPRTIRNQIKGIVLFGYTLNLQNGGAIYRYPSENLKVFCGALDLVCQGYLIESVGHFFYYPDSLGPAPEFLESKIDRYYT, from the exons ATGACCTTCTGGACGGAAAAGCAACAGCCTGTCCAAAAgtcatcttcatcttcgcTCGTGCGAGTGGAGAAGTCGGAAACATG CACCGGTCCCGCTGTCGCCACTACCCTGCGGTCCAAATACGGCGAGGAGAACGTCTGGGTCCAGGGAGTCGGTGGCCCATATACGGCTTATTTATTCGCGACTTCTCTACCAGACGGTACAACCCAAGAATCTATCAATGAAGCCATTGGCCTCTTCCAGCTAGCCAACAAGAAGTGCCCCGGCACGCCCATCGTCGCGGGCGGATACAG TCAAGGTACCGCCGTCGTCGCTGGCGCAGTCTCTAGGCTCCCCCGCACCATCCGTAACCAGATCAAGGGCATTGTGCTCTTCGGGTACACGCTAAACCTGCAGAACGGTGGTGCTATCTACAGATATCCTAGTGAAAACTTAAAGGTTTTCTGTGGTGCGTTGGACCTTGTGTGTCAGGGCTATCTTATAGAGTCCGTTGGGCATTTCTTCTATTACCCCGACTCTCTAGGTCCCGCACCAGAGTTTTTGGAGAGCAAGATTGATAGGTACTATACTTAG